One stretch of Danio rerio strain Tuebingen ecotype United States chromosome 6, GRCz12tu, whole genome shotgun sequence DNA includes these proteins:
- the LOC100534851 gene encoding uncharacterized protein isoform X1 encodes MRSSNWNQQLLEAQRSNISPSVRLLNRVERYCRHHDKCERQYVQLEAFQALKERLNTQQLQFQKTHVVDTKMIIKVQYENRKKYIKLQAADFDEFISEVREKFSIPASNITVEDDSGTEVDETVFAELSAVAGICFVVKDGLDHDTSRSSTPSAPLSYSGSSLSVLSSGSDSDLSRQPKRMKIDEEPLQSALAKDLIKQILQTKSGGTKVLEEYDETGTLCDSTRRQMVNILAAYMVEMEGRIPQRSTKEKYALGIVTLFPALKDPFSTKGYEHFYDGQSGSGFLAWRLKTIQRKTKIEFREFKIQNAGAGGPTQERELPSAADQLDEERCKELISLMNHTTDRETVLQKMKETFCYRQRLIYNPDESHNILTVFPRLLDTKGLIDQDFSLLFGAETAAKLLEKWPTFYKEKVIREAERLTTTSVLQSLLNSARNLYNDESSEDHREWDSDMASFLLLLHLLPPQPSKKKKQKISAAQAMEHLVVFHKSNNSFEEHFAKQEGHRQPYLLASGMHKSAISNYFIAMDKMIIPCQGTTSLAAIDELFKAHFVFSVSYDDALSNMYTFLQTTVYGVDVDTTKESPKVKELRAKFMNRN; translated from the exons ATGAGAAGCAGCAACTG GAATCAACAGCTTCTTGAGGCTCAACGTTCAAATATTTCTCCTTCGG TGCGTTTGTTAAACAGGGTAGAACGATATTGCCGTCATCATGACAAGTGTGAAAGGCAGTATGTACAGTTAGAAGCCTTTCAAGCCTTAAAAGAACGATTGAATACACAACAACTTCAGTTTCAGAAG ACGCATGTTGTTGATACAAAAATGATAATTAAGGTGCAGTATGAAAATCGCAAGAAATACATCAAATTACAGGCTGCTGATTTTGATGAATTCATTTCTGAAG TGAGAGAAAAGTTCTCCATTCCTGCTAGCAACATTACAGTGGAAGATGACTCTGGCACGGAGGTGGATGAAACTGTGTTTGCAGAATTGTCTGCAGTGGCAGGGATTTGCTTTGTTGTGAAGGACGGTTTGGATCacg acACATCTCGGTCATCAACTCCATCTGCACCGCTGTCATACAGTGGGAGTTCCCTCTCTGTTTTGAGTAGTGGCAGTGACAGTGACTTGTCAAGACAACCCAAACGAATGAAAATTGATGAAGAGCCATTACAGAGTGCTTTGGCCAAAGAT CTTATAAAGCAGATCCTCCAAACAAAATCAGGAGGGACAAAAGTGTTGGAAGAATATGACGAAACTGGGACATTGTGTGACAGTACAAGAAGGCAAATGGTTAACATTCTTGCTGCCTACATGGTTGAAATGGAAGG gaGAATCCCTCAGCGGAGTACTAAAGAAAAATATGCATTGGGAATTGTCACCTTGTTCCCTGCATTAAAAGATCCCTTTTCAACAAAAGGATAT GAACATTTTTATGATGGCCAAAGTGGCTCTGGATTTCTTGCGTGGAGGTTAAAGACAATTCAACGAAAGACTAAAATTGAGTTCAGAGAGTTTAAAATACAGAATGCAGGAGCAGGTGGTCCAACCCAGGAAAGGGAGCTGCCTTCGGCTGCTGATCAGTTGGATGAAGAACGTTGTAAAGAGTTAATTTCCTTAATGAACCACACCACTGACCGAGAAACTGTCCTGCAAAAGATGAAGGAGACCTTCTGCTATAGACAGCGCCTTATCTACAATCCTGACGAGTCGCACAACATCCTCACAGTGTTTCCAAGGCTGTTGGACACGAAAGGGCTG ATAGATCAAGATTTTAGCCTCCTATTTGGTGCAGAAACAGCTGCCAAACTGCTTGAGAAGTGGCCTACCTTCTATAAGGAAAAAGTGATCAGAGAAGCAGAGAGACTTACTACCACCTCAGTGCTCCAAAGCTTGCTGAATTCAGCCAGGAATCTGTACAATGATGAGTCTTCCGAGGATCATCGAG AGTGGGACAGTGATATGGCATCTTTTTTGCTGCTCCTGCACCTTCTACCACCTCAGCcttctaaaaagaaaaaacagaagaTCAGTGCAGCTCAGGCCATGGAACATCTAGTTGTGTTTCACAAG TCAAACAACAGTTTTGAAGAACACTTCGCAAAACAGGAGGGACATCGCCAACCATACCTCCTTGCTTCAGGAATGCACAAGAGCGCCATCAGCAATTACTTTATTGCAATGGACAAGATGATCATCCCATGCCAGGGAACCACCTCGTTGGCAGCCATTGATGAACTGTTTAAAGCACACTTCGTTTTCAGTGTAAGCTATGATGATGCACTCAGCAACATGTACACATTCCTCCAGACAACAGTCTACGGTGTAGATGTTGACACCACTAAAGAAAGTCCAAAGGTGAAGGAGTTACGAGCAAAGTTCATGAACAGAAACTAA
- the LOC100534851 gene encoding uncharacterized protein isoform X3, which yields MIIKVQYENRKKYIKLQAADFDEFISEVREKFSIPASNITVEDDSGTEVDETVFAELSAVAGICFVVKDGLDHDTSRSSTPSAPLSYSGSSLSVLSSGSDSDLSRQPKRMKIDEEPLQSALAKDLIKQILQTKSGGTKVLEEYDETGTLCDSTRRQMVNILAAYMVEMEGRIPQRSTKEKYALGIVTLFPALKDPFSTKGYEHFYDGQSGSGFLAWRLKTIQRKTKIEFREFKIQNAGAGGPTQERELPSAADQLDEERCKELISLMNHTTDRETVLQKMKETFCYRQRLIYNPDESHNILTVFPRLLDTKGLIDQDFSLLFGAETAAKLLEKWPTFYKEKVIREAERLTTTSVLQSLLNSARNLYNDESSEDHREWDSDMASFLLLLHLLPPQPSKKKKQKISAAQAMEHLVVFHKSNNSFEEHFAKQEGHRQPYLLASGMHKSAISNYFIAMDKMIIPCQGTTSLAAIDELFKAHFVFSILMQAVMLCKYHISQTLVNRAHNTTAL from the exons ATGATAATTAAGGTGCAGTATGAAAATCGCAAGAAATACATCAAATTACAGGCTGCTGATTTTGATGAATTCATTTCTGAAG TGAGAGAAAAGTTCTCCATTCCTGCTAGCAACATTACAGTGGAAGATGACTCTGGCACGGAGGTGGATGAAACTGTGTTTGCAGAATTGTCTGCAGTGGCAGGGATTTGCTTTGTTGTGAAGGACGGTTTGGATCacg acACATCTCGGTCATCAACTCCATCTGCACCGCTGTCATACAGTGGGAGTTCCCTCTCTGTTTTGAGTAGTGGCAGTGACAGTGACTTGTCAAGACAACCCAAACGAATGAAAATTGATGAAGAGCCATTACAGAGTGCTTTGGCCAAAGAT CTTATAAAGCAGATCCTCCAAACAAAATCAGGAGGGACAAAAGTGTTGGAAGAATATGACGAAACTGGGACATTGTGTGACAGTACAAGAAGGCAAATGGTTAACATTCTTGCTGCCTACATGGTTGAAATGGAAGG gaGAATCCCTCAGCGGAGTACTAAAGAAAAATATGCATTGGGAATTGTCACCTTGTTCCCTGCATTAAAAGATCCCTTTTCAACAAAAGGATAT GAACATTTTTATGATGGCCAAAGTGGCTCTGGATTTCTTGCGTGGAGGTTAAAGACAATTCAACGAAAGACTAAAATTGAGTTCAGAGAGTTTAAAATACAGAATGCAGGAGCAGGTGGTCCAACCCAGGAAAGGGAGCTGCCTTCGGCTGCTGATCAGTTGGATGAAGAACGTTGTAAAGAGTTAATTTCCTTAATGAACCACACCACTGACCGAGAAACTGTCCTGCAAAAGATGAAGGAGACCTTCTGCTATAGACAGCGCCTTATCTACAATCCTGACGAGTCGCACAACATCCTCACAGTGTTTCCAAGGCTGTTGGACACGAAAGGGCTG ATAGATCAAGATTTTAGCCTCCTATTTGGTGCAGAAACAGCTGCCAAACTGCTTGAGAAGTGGCCTACCTTCTATAAGGAAAAAGTGATCAGAGAAGCAGAGAGACTTACTACCACCTCAGTGCTCCAAAGCTTGCTGAATTCAGCCAGGAATCTGTACAATGATGAGTCTTCCGAGGATCATCGAG AGTGGGACAGTGATATGGCATCTTTTTTGCTGCTCCTGCACCTTCTACCACCTCAGCcttctaaaaagaaaaaacagaagaTCAGTGCAGCTCAGGCCATGGAACATCTAGTTGTGTTTCACAAG TCAAACAACAGTTTTGAAGAACACTTCGCAAAACAGGAGGGACATCGCCAACCATACCTCCTTGCTTCAGGAATGCACAAGAGCGCCATCAGCAATTACTTTATTGCAATGGACAAGATGATCATCCCATGCCAGGGAACCACCTCGTTGGCAGCCATTGATGAACTGTTTAAAGCACACTTCGTTTTCAGT ATCTTGATGCAAGCAGTGATGTTATGCAAGTACCACATCAGTCAGACTTTGGTGAACAGAGCTCACAACACAACTGCTCTGTAA
- the LOC100534851 gene encoding uncharacterized protein isoform X2 gives MIIKVQYENRKKYIKLQAADFDEFISEVREKFSIPASNITVEDDSGTEVDETVFAELSAVAGICFVVKDGLDHDTSRSSTPSAPLSYSGSSLSVLSSGSDSDLSRQPKRMKIDEEPLQSALAKDLIKQILQTKSGGTKVLEEYDETGTLCDSTRRQMVNILAAYMVEMEGRIPQRSTKEKYALGIVTLFPALKDPFSTKGYEHFYDGQSGSGFLAWRLKTIQRKTKIEFREFKIQNAGAGGPTQERELPSAADQLDEERCKELISLMNHTTDRETVLQKMKETFCYRQRLIYNPDESHNILTVFPRLLDTKGLIDQDFSLLFGAETAAKLLEKWPTFYKEKVIREAERLTTTSVLQSLLNSARNLYNDESSEDHREWDSDMASFLLLLHLLPPQPSKKKKQKISAAQAMEHLVVFHKSNNSFEEHFAKQEGHRQPYLLASGMHKSAISNYFIAMDKMIIPCQGTTSLAAIDELFKAHFVFSVSYDDALSNMYTFLQTTVYGVDVDTTKESPKVKELRAKFMNRN, from the exons ATGATAATTAAGGTGCAGTATGAAAATCGCAAGAAATACATCAAATTACAGGCTGCTGATTTTGATGAATTCATTTCTGAAG TGAGAGAAAAGTTCTCCATTCCTGCTAGCAACATTACAGTGGAAGATGACTCTGGCACGGAGGTGGATGAAACTGTGTTTGCAGAATTGTCTGCAGTGGCAGGGATTTGCTTTGTTGTGAAGGACGGTTTGGATCacg acACATCTCGGTCATCAACTCCATCTGCACCGCTGTCATACAGTGGGAGTTCCCTCTCTGTTTTGAGTAGTGGCAGTGACAGTGACTTGTCAAGACAACCCAAACGAATGAAAATTGATGAAGAGCCATTACAGAGTGCTTTGGCCAAAGAT CTTATAAAGCAGATCCTCCAAACAAAATCAGGAGGGACAAAAGTGTTGGAAGAATATGACGAAACTGGGACATTGTGTGACAGTACAAGAAGGCAAATGGTTAACATTCTTGCTGCCTACATGGTTGAAATGGAAGG gaGAATCCCTCAGCGGAGTACTAAAGAAAAATATGCATTGGGAATTGTCACCTTGTTCCCTGCATTAAAAGATCCCTTTTCAACAAAAGGATAT GAACATTTTTATGATGGCCAAAGTGGCTCTGGATTTCTTGCGTGGAGGTTAAAGACAATTCAACGAAAGACTAAAATTGAGTTCAGAGAGTTTAAAATACAGAATGCAGGAGCAGGTGGTCCAACCCAGGAAAGGGAGCTGCCTTCGGCTGCTGATCAGTTGGATGAAGAACGTTGTAAAGAGTTAATTTCCTTAATGAACCACACCACTGACCGAGAAACTGTCCTGCAAAAGATGAAGGAGACCTTCTGCTATAGACAGCGCCTTATCTACAATCCTGACGAGTCGCACAACATCCTCACAGTGTTTCCAAGGCTGTTGGACACGAAAGGGCTG ATAGATCAAGATTTTAGCCTCCTATTTGGTGCAGAAACAGCTGCCAAACTGCTTGAGAAGTGGCCTACCTTCTATAAGGAAAAAGTGATCAGAGAAGCAGAGAGACTTACTACCACCTCAGTGCTCCAAAGCTTGCTGAATTCAGCCAGGAATCTGTACAATGATGAGTCTTCCGAGGATCATCGAG AGTGGGACAGTGATATGGCATCTTTTTTGCTGCTCCTGCACCTTCTACCACCTCAGCcttctaaaaagaaaaaacagaagaTCAGTGCAGCTCAGGCCATGGAACATCTAGTTGTGTTTCACAAG TCAAACAACAGTTTTGAAGAACACTTCGCAAAACAGGAGGGACATCGCCAACCATACCTCCTTGCTTCAGGAATGCACAAGAGCGCCATCAGCAATTACTTTATTGCAATGGACAAGATGATCATCCCATGCCAGGGAACCACCTCGTTGGCAGCCATTGATGAACTGTTTAAAGCACACTTCGTTTTCAGTGTAAGCTATGATGATGCACTCAGCAACATGTACACATTCCTCCAGACAACAGTCTACGGTGTAGATGTTGACACCACTAAAGAAAGTCCAAAGGTGAAGGAGTTACGAGCAAAGTTCATGAACAGAAACTAA